The Sinorhizobium fredii genome contains the following window.
CTTTTGTGTTTCCGATTCTAGGCGCCGCCTGCATCCTTTCGGCAGTCGGGTTGCTGTTCGCCAATGATGGGAAGGATCGCGAATATCGGTTCACACCCGATGAAGTGGCTGCTTCCGAGTGGCTTTACTCAACTGCGCCGCCAGGCTCCCTGCTGATCGAAGGCGCCCGCAGCTATCCTTCTCAATTCATGAATTACGAGAACTTTTCCTATCTGCCCATCTCAGAAGAGAGTGAGGGAACGAAAGAAAGGATCGCAAGTGACCCTGAGGGGGTGCTGGGTCGCTGGATGCGTGACCCGCGCTGGAAGGACGCTTACGTAATCCTGACCCGCAGCCAGAAGGCCTATCTCGAAGCGGGCGGGTACATGCGCCGGGGGGACTTCGAACGCATCGAGAATGCACTGCTGGTCTCACCGCGCTTCATCGTCGTCCACGCTACTCCGAATGTGAAGGTGTTTACGCTGCTGAAGCCGAAGCAAGGTTTAGCCGAAACTCCGAGCGCCCGCCGCGATTAAGGCGGGCAGGCAGCTCAGTGGCCGTCCGCGAGCGCCTGGCGCGCACGTTCGTAACGAATGCAGCGAAAGTAAATAGCCAGGATGCTAAGACGTAGTAATCCAATGTGACTATTCGACTCTCGTGAGCCGCCACGGTATTCTGGATGTTTTAAAAGAAGTGTGGGAAATGATCTGCCGCTGGTGGGGTTGGCTTTGCCCTCCAGGCAGCTAAGAAGATGTTTGCCAGTTGAAGCACCTTGCTATTACTCAAGCGTGTGCAAAGATGGGCAATTCTGCGTCACGCAGACGAAGATCGCACGACACCGCGCACACGATGATTGTGCCGAGCGTGAGCGTGATCATCCCGACTGTCAACGAAGCCGATAACTTGCCGCATGTCTTACCCCGCATCCCGGCGTGGGTGGAAGAGGTGATTCTGGTAGACGGAAGTTCCAACGACGACACGGTTGCCGTGGCGCGGCAGCTCAGGCCCGACATCGTCGTCGTCGAGCAACCGCGGCTTGGCAAGGGCGCGGCACTTGCAGCCGGCTTCGCCGCCGCGCGAGGCGACATCTTGATCACGCTGGACGCCGATGGCTCAGCGGATCCTCGAGAGATGGCAAGCTTTGTCGGCGCTCTCCTTGCCGGGGCCGATTTCGTCAAAGGGTCGCGCTTTCTCCAAGGTGGTGAGACGAGCGACATGGAATGGTACCGGCGGCTAGGGAACTGGGGATTGGTCCATCTTGTTCGCTTGCGCTTCGGCGGCCGC
Protein-coding sequences here:
- a CDS encoding glycosyltransferase family 2 protein, which gives rise to MSVIIPTVNEADNLPHVLPRIPAWVEEVILVDGSSNDDTVAVARQLRPDIVVVEQPRLGKGAALAAGFAAARGDILITLDADGSADPREMASFVGALLAGADFVKGSRFLQGGETSDMEWYRRLGNWGLVHLVRLRFGGRYSDLCYGYNAFWRDVLPYLGVEIAPGFEIETQMSIRALQTKLAIVELPSREHARIHGVSNLRTFPDGWRVLKTIVRLGFTSGGKAVAVIRKRPI